The DNA sequence GCCCGTCGGGCCGTCCCTGGCGGCGGGCCGCCGACCTCGTCGGCCGGCAGATTGCGCCTTCGCGGCTGCGCCCGTGTGGCCCCCGACCGGTCCGGGGCCGCCCCGGGGCTGGTGCGCCGTGGGTAACGCGCCCAGGAGGCGGGTGCGTTCGCAGGGGGCCGGGGAGCAGGGGGGAGGATGGGCGGCGGGCCGCCGACCTCGCCGGGGCCCGCCGACTTCTGCCGGAGGTGCCGTATGGAAGCAGCCCACCCCCACCCCCACCGCCACTCCCTCGTGCCGGCCGGTCCGCTCGTCGACGGCGACTGGCTCGCGGAGCGCCTCGGGATACCCGGACTCGTCGTCTTCGACGCCTCCGTCGGGGCGCACCGCGACGCGGACCGCCGCATTCCGGGGGCCCGTCCCTTCGACCTCGACGGCGCGCTGTCCGACCACACCGCCGCCGCCCCGCACACGATGCCCGGCCCCGTCGCCTTCGCCGAGGCGATGCGCGCCCTCGGCGTCGACGACGGCAGCACGGTCGTCGCGTACGACGGCGCCGGGATCTACTCCAGCGCCCGCGCCTGGTGGATGCTGCGCGCCATGGGCTTCGACCGGGTCGCCGTCCTCGACGGCGGGCTGCCCGCGTGGCTCGCCGCCGGGCGGCCGGTGGAGGGGCGCCGGCCGGGGTACGAGGGCCCGCGCGGCTCCTTCACGGCCCGGCCCCGCGCCGGGCTGCTGGTGGACGCGGCCACCGTCTCGGCGGCCCTGGCCGATCCGGCCGCCGCGGTGCTCGACGCCCGGACCCGCGAACGCTTCGCCGGCACCGCCCCGGAACCCCGTCCGGGTCTGCGCGGGGGCCACATGCCGGGCTCGGTCAGCCTCCCCTTCGGCGAACTGCGGCGCCCCGACGGGTTGATGCGCCCCGCGGCCGAACTCCGCGCGGCCTTCGGGGCGGCGGCGGGTGAGCGGGAGCGGCTGTACTTCAGCTGCGGCTCCGGGGTCACGGCCTGCGTGCTGGCGCTGGGCGCGGACCTCGCCGGGTACGAGGAACTCGCCGTGTACGACGGCTCCTGGAGCGAGTGGGGCATGCCCTCCCCGGACCGGCCGGTCGTACAGGGGAGTTAGGCCGTCTCCTCCGGATCCCGCCCGCCGCCGGGGTGCAGGGAAACCGGAGGCCGGACGCGGCGGGCCCGGCCACCGTTCCCGGGGGCCGGGGGACGGGGGGTTAACCCCACCGCGGATCCGGGCACATGCACCATGCCCCCGCGGCCACCGCGCGGGCACGATCGACACCATGACCACGAAGACGCGCCCCCGGGGCACCAAGGCCACCGTCACCGTCACCGCCACGGCGCTCGCCGCCGGGCTGCTGCTCACCGGTTGCTCCTTCGGCTCGCTCGTCTCCCGCGGCGGACCGGAGAAGACGGCGAACGCCGACGCCACGGTGGCCGAGGCCGTCACCGCGGTCGAGGTGTCGGACTCCGGAAGCGGAACCATCGAGGTGGTCGCCGGATCCGGCCCGGGCGTCACCGTCCGCCGTACCGTCCACTACCGCGGCGACACCGTGCCCCAGCCCGCCCAGCGGCTCTCCGGCGGCGTGCTGACCCTCACCAACGGCGAGTGCTCCGGCCGCTGCTCAGTCGACTACCGGCTGGAGGTGCCGGCCTCCGCCACGGTCCGGGCCAAGAGCAGCAGCGGCCGCGTCACGGTGTCGGGAGTGGCCGCCGCCAACGTCGTGACGTCCTCGGGCGGGGTGCGGGTGGACCGGATCGCCGGCGCGCTGGAGGTCGGTACCGCCTCCGGCCCGGTCCGGGCGGACCGGATCGCCGGCCCGCTGAAGGTCCGTACGTCCACGGGCTCGGTCACCGCCGGGGAACTGTCCGGAACGGGCGCGGACGCCCGTTCCGATTCGGGCGACGTCCGCCTCGCCTTCACCACGGCCCCGGCCTCGATCGCCGTGCGGACCAGCTCGGGCGAGGCGAAGGTGAAGGTCCCCGCGGCCCCGTACGCGCTCGATATCTCCACCGACTCCGGCGAACGCGACATCACCCTCCCCGCAACCCCCTCCGCCGCCGCCCGCCTCGCGGTGACGACCTCCTCGGGAGACATCCACATCTCGGCGGCCTGAGCACCGGTCCGGCCTACGGGGCTTCGACGACCTGCCAGGTCTCGACGTTCTGGATGATCCGTTCCCTGACCTCGGCGACGCCCACACCCTCTCCGTACATGCGGGGAGCGTGGCTCTGCCCGGAACTCGCCCCACCCGTGGTGACCTGGGCATTTCCGGAGATGCCACCGCCCGGACGGGATGCACCCACCCTTGTTCGCCCCCGGCGAACGGCAGTTGGGGAACACCGAGCCGCGCAGATGCATTGAGTCGGCATAGCTCAACTTCACTGCCGGAGGGAAGATCATGGCTTCGACGTCCGTAACGCTCACCCTGCCCGTGCTGCCGCTCGACGACGAGGTCGTGCTGCCTGGGATGGTCGTTCCGCTGGACCTGTCCGATGCCGAGGTGCGGGGTGCCGTCGAGGCCGCTCAGGCCGCCGCCGCGGGGGGCAAGCCGAAGGTGCTGCTCGTGCCCCGGATCGACGGGAAGTACGCCGGAACCGGGGTGCTCGGGACGGTGGAGCAGGTGGGGCGGCTGTCCGACGGGGATCCCGGGGCGCTGATCCGGGGGCGCGGCCGGGTTCGTATCGGAGCCGGGACGACCGGGCCGGGGGCCGCGCTCTGGGTCGAGGGGGAGACGGTGGACGAGGCCGTCCCCGATCCCCTGCCCGGGGCCGTCGCCGAGCTCGTGAAGGAGTACAAGGCGCTCGCCACGAGCTGGCTCAAGAAGCGCGGGGCCTGGCAGGTCGTGGACCGCGTGCAGCAGATCGAGGGGGTCGGGGCCCTCGCGGACAACTCCGGGTACTCCCCGTTCCTGACCGTCGAGCAGAAGGTGGAGCTACTGGAGACGGCCGACCCCGTCGCCCGGCTGCGCCTCGCGGTCAAGGCGCTCAGCGACCACCTCGCCGAGCAGGACGTCGCCGAGTCCATCGCCAAGGACGTCCAGGACGGTGTCGACAAGGTCCAGCGCGAGTTCCTGCTGAAGCGGCAGCTCGACGCCGTGCGCAAGGAACTGCGCGAGCTCGGCGGGGAGAAGGAGGGCGAGGAGTCCGACGACTACCGCGCCCGGGTCGAGGCCGCCGACCTGCCCGAGAAGGTACGGGAGGCCGCCCTCAAGGAAGTCGACAAGCTGGAGCGCTCCAGCGACCAGTCCCCGGAAGGGTCCTGGATCCGCACCTGGCTGGACACCGTGCTCGAACTGCCGTGGAACGAGCGGACCGAGGACGAGTACGACATCCGGGGGGCACGCGCCGTCCTGGACGCGGAGCACGCCGGGCTGAGCGACGTGAAGGACCGGATCACCGAGTACCTGGCGGTGCGCAAGCGCCGCTCCGAGCGCGGGATGGGAGTCGTCGGCGGGCGCAGGGGCGGGGCCGTCCTGGCACTCGTGGGTCCTCCCGGCGTCGGGAAGACCTCCCTCGGGGAGTCCGTGGCCCACGCCATGGGACGCAAGTTCGTCCGCGTGGCCCTCGGCGGGGTCCGCGACGAGGCCGAGATCCGCGGACACCGGCGTACGTACGTGGGCGCGCTGCCCGGCCGGATCGTACGGGCGATCAAGGAAGCCGGGTCCATGAACCCGGTCGTCCTGCTCGATGAGATCGACAAGGTCGGCTCCGACTTCCGGGGAGACCCGGCGGCCGCGCTGCTCGAGGTCCTCGACCCCGCCCAGAACCACACCTTCCGGGACCACTACCTGGAGGTGGAACTGGACCTGAGCGACGTGGTGTTCCTGGCCACCGCGAACGTGCTGGAGGCCATCCCCGAGGCCCTCGCCGACCGCATGGAACTCGTCCGCCTCGACGGCTACACCGAGGACGAGAAGGTCGTCATCGCCCGCGACCACCTGCTGCCACGGCAGCTGGAGCGCGCCGGCCTGGCCGCGGAGGAAGTGGTCCTGGAGGAGGACGCGCTGCGCAAGCTGGCGGGGGAGTACACCCGGGAGGCGGGCGTGCGCACCCTGGAGCGTTCCCTCGCCCGGCTGCTCCGCAAGGTGGCCTCCCAGCACGAGCTGGGGGAGCGCGAGCTGCCCCTGCGGATCGGCGCCGGCGACCTGCGGGCACTCATCGGGCGGCCGCACCACGTACCGGAGTCCGCGCAGGACCCGGCCGAGCGGCGCACCGCGGTACCGGGCGTGGCCACCGGCCTCGCCGTGACCGGGGCGGGCGGTGACGTCCTGTTCGTCGAGGCCTCGCTGTCCGATCCCGAGACGGGCGCGGCCGGGCTCACGCTGACGGGCCAGCTCGGGGACGTGATGAAGGAGTCGGCGCAGATCGCGCTCAGCTTCCTGCGCTCGCACGGCGCCGAGCTGGAACTGCCCGTCGCCGACCTGAAGGACCGGGGCGTGCACATCCACTTCCCGGCGGGCGCGGTGCCCAAGGACGGTCCGAGCGCGGGCATCACGATGACGACCGCGCTGGCCTCGCTGCTGTCGGGCCGGCTGGTCCGTACGGACGTGGCCATGACCGGCGAGGTCTCGCTGACCGGGCGGGTGCTGCCGATCGGCGGGGTCAAGCAGAAGCTGCTGGCCGCCCACCGGGCCGGGCTGACCACCGTGATCATCCCGAAGCGGAACGAGGCCGACCTGGACGACGTTCCCGCCGAGGTGCTGGCAGGACTGTCGGTGCACCCGGTGACGGACGTACGCCAGGTCCTGGAGCTGGCCCTGGCCGCGGACGCGGTCCCGGTGGCCGCCGCGGCCTGATCCGGAGGAAACGCCCCCGGGGGGTCCCGGGTTCCCCGCTCCGGCGGGGCCCCGGGTCCCCGGCGCACCCGCTGCGAAATACTGGTGGGCCACACACCAGCGAAGGAGCGGGCCTTGCACGGGACCGAAGACCAGGAGTTCCTTGCCCTGGAGCGGGAGCTGTCCGTCTTCCTCCGACGGGCCCGCGCCTCCTCCGGGGAGATGGCGCGCGAGCTGCACCCGGAGCTGGAACCTGCCGCGTACGGGCTCCTCGTACGACTGGAAGCCGCCGGGCGGCAGCGGGCGACCGAGCTCGCCGCGTACTTCGGGGTCGGCAAGGCCACGATGAGCCGGCAGCTGCGGGCCCTGGAGGTACTGGGCCTGCTGGCCCGCGAGCCGGACCCGGCGGACGGGCGGGCCTTCCTGGTCGGGCTCACCGAGGAGGGCCGGGAACGCTTCCTGCGGGTCCGGGGCGCCCGGCGCGAGCAGTACATGCGCAAGCTCGCGGACTGGGACCGCGGGGAAGTGGCGGAACTGGCGCGGCTCCTGAACCAGTTGAACTCGGGCGGGGAGTAGCACCCACGACAGCTCCCGTACAGCTCCGCGTACGCCTCCCCTACAGCTCCGCGTACGCCGCCGACGCGTCGTCGTGGCGCTTGCCGCGGCGGTGCGCCCGGCTCGGGTCCGATTCCAGCGTGCGCACCCGGTCGATCAGGGACTGCGCGCCCTCCTTGCGCAGCACGGCCAGGCAGGCGGCCCAGTCGCCCTCCCCGAACGTGTCCGTCCACCGGCTGGCCCCGTCCGTGAGCGCCGCCACCGCCCGCACCTCCGGGCGCGGTGTCCGCCCGGTCACCGCCCGGGCCGCCACCTCCGGGTCCGCGGCGGCGGTGAAGAAGCCGCCCTCCGCGTTGCGCAGCACGTCGGCGGAGGCGTGCGTACGCAGCCGCTCGCGCGGAATCCGGTCCAGCCGGTCGTCGAGGACCGCGCGCACCTCGCCGCCGGGTGCCTGGAGGAGGAGTACGGAATCCGAGAGCACCAGGTGTTCGACGCAGGACTCGTCCCAGCGGACCACGACCACCGTCGCCTGTGGCGTCCGGACGTGAGAAAGGTCACACGTGTCGCGATGGGTGTCCGCGGTGACGCGGATGGCCTCCGCCAGGACCCGGTCGAGGGGCATGTCCCGGCGCGATCCGGACAGTTCGGTCAATAGGCCGCCCAGCCGGGCCGCGAACCACGGCACTCCATGCGCGCATCCGACCTCACCCGGGGGCGGGGTGACCCCGTCGAGGGCGACCAGAACGCCGCCGCCCGAGGCGGGGATCGCGGCCGACAGCCAGTCCTCGTTGGGGCGTTCCGGATTGCCGGGGGCGGAGGAGAGATCGATGCGCATGCGGACATTCTGCCCGCGCGGGGCTCCGTAGGGGCGGGAGGGGCCGGGGAAGGTCCGGACCAAAGCGGGGCGGGCGGGGCGCGAAGGGACTTCCGGGCTCGGCGGGGTGACCCTCGTCATGTGGGCGGGCATCCTGCCAAAAGCCGCATCGATCTTTCAACCACCCGTCCACGGCGGGGCTCTGACAGCCGATCGCCGAGTTGGTCGCCAACTCTTCCGTGCTGTTCACTCCTTCGTGTGGCCGGGCGGGCGATGTGCGCCCCTCTTCCCAACTCACTGCGAGGGTCTGAAGCGGTGCGGCGGTACGGCGCGGCGGTACGACGGAGGCGGGGGACCGCCATCCGGTGACCGGCCGTCACCCCGGCCCCACCAGGCAACCAGCACGAGCACGAGCAGCACACGTAAACAGGATTGCGAGCACCGGTGCAGAAGAAGCGGCCTCGGAAGAACGGCACCGTCGCGAACGGCACCGCACCCGACGGCACCGCACCCGTCCGACGAGCCCCCGACGGCCCGGTCGCCGCGACCGCTCCCGCAGGGCGCCGCGTCCGCGTGCGCCGCAGGTTGGTCATCGGGGTCGCCGTGGCCGGGCTCGCCGTCCTCGCGGCGGGAGCGCCGGCCGTCCTGTCCGCCTCCGCGGACCTGAAGGACTCCCAGGAGCTGGTCACCCTCGCCGACCGGAGCCGGCAGACCCTCACCCTCGCCCACCTGCTCGGGGACGAGCGCGACGCCGTCACCGCGTACGTGGCCAAGGGCCGCCCCGGCGGCGTCCGGGGCAAGCAGGCCGCCGCGGTCCAGGAGCGGGCCGCGGGCACCGACCGCCAGCTCGCCGAGGTCCAGGCCGACGCCGACGAGGAGCTCGCCCAGGCACTCGGCCGGGTCGGCGCCGTCCGCACCGAGTCCATCGAGGGCAAGGACAGCGCCCTCACCGCCCACCAGGCCTACTCCGGAGTCATCGCCGAACTCCTCGCGCCGAGCGGCCGGCTCGCCGAGCTGACCCCGCCGCGCGCCGCGGACGCCCTCGTCACCACCCGCCCGCTGGGCCCCCTCGGCCAGGCCGCGGAGCAGGCCTCCGCCACCCGCGGACTGCTGCTCGCCGCACTGTCCGTGCCCGGCGGCGACCGGCAGCCGGGCGCCGCCTACGTGGACGAACTCGCCGCCGCCGCCCAGCGGGCGCGGGTACGGGAGCAGGGCGCGCTCGACGATTTCGCGCGGGCCGCGCGCCCCGACGTGCGCCAGAGCCTCGCCGCCACCGTCACCGGACCCGAGGTCAAGACGGCCGACGACTACCTCAAGCGGCTCACCGACCGGCCGTCCCTCTCGGCCGCCGACCGCAAGCTCGATCCCGGCACCGTCGGACCGGCCCTGACCGCCCGCGTCGACCGGATGCGCTCGGTCGAGGCCACCCTCGCCGGCCAGCGCGCCACCGCGCTCGCCGCGCTGCGCGACGACGACGTGACCGCGTTGGAGCTCAAGCTCGCCTTCCTCGGCGTGCTGTTCCTCCTCACCCTCGGCATCTCCACCGCCATCGCGCGCTCCCTGACCCGCCCGCTGTCGGTCCTGCGGCGCGGAGCCGCGAGGCTGGCGACGCCGGAGGGCTCGGTGGAACCGGTCCGGTTCACGGGCCGCAACGACGAGTTCGCCGAGGTGGTGCGCCACCTCAACGCGGTACGCGACCAGACGGTCTCCCTGCACACCCGGATCGCCGGACTCGACGCCGACCGCCGCCGCCTCATCGGCCGCAACGAGGCGCTCTCGGCCGGCCGGGAGGCGCTGGAGGCAGAGCTCGCACAGCTGCGGGCGGGGCTCGAGGAGCACCGCCGCATCATGTCGACCACGTCCGTATCGCTGTCCCTGCGCACCCTGGGGCTCGTCGAGCGCCAACTCGCCGTCATCGAGGAGCTGGAGTCCGAGGAGCCGGACCCGGACCGTCTCTCCACCCTCTTCAAGCTCGACCACCTGGCGACCGTGATGCGCCGCCACAACGAGAACCTGCTCGTCCTCGCCGGCCAGGAACACGGCCACGCGCAGGGCCTGCCGGTGCCGCTGGTCGACGTCATGCGGGCGGCGGTCAGCGAGATCGAGCGCTACGAGCGCGTGGACCTCGGGGTGCTGCCCTCGTACACGCAGGTCGCAGGGCACGCCGCCGACGACATCTCGCACGTCCTGGCGGAGCTGCTGGAGAACGCGACGACCTTCTCGCCGCCGGACGCCAAGGTGAAGGTGTCCGGATGGCTGCTGGACTCCGGCGACGTGGTGCTGTCCGTCGTCGACGAGGGCATCGGGATCACCGGGGACAGGCTCGCCACGCTGAACGAGCGGCTGGCCACCCCGGACGCGTACGACGAGGAGCCCGAGTCGGAACACGGCCTGGGCCTCGGCCTGTACGTGGCCGGGCGGCTCGCGGCCCGGCACGGGGTCGGCGCCGAGCTGCGCACCCAGCCGCGCGGCGGTACGGAGGCCCTGGTCGTCGTACCCGCGGCGCTGCTTCCCGCGACCCCGCCGGCTTCGCCGGTCCACACCCTGGGCGCACCGGGCGCACCCGCGCTGCACCTGCCCGGGGTGATCGCGGAGGCCAACGAGAACACCCTCCCCTCACGCGTACGGGGCCCTGCCGCCCCCACGCCCGGGACCCCGCCGGCCCCGGCCCTGCCGGAGCCGGCGGGGGAGGCCTCCCCGGAGCCCGATCCGGCGCCGGCGCCTTCGGCGGAGCAGGCCCTGGACGCGGAGCCGTCCGCGGCCCCGGCCGCGCCCGAAGCCGCTGCTGCGGAACCGGCCGAAACCCCGGCTCCGGACCCGGCCTCCGAGGCCTTCCCCGATGTCTTCCCCGACGCCTTCCCCGAGCCGGAGCCCGCGCACGGGACCGCGCGGGCCTCCGCCGCGGAGCCGTCCGCCCGGGTGACCCCGGAGCCCGCTCCGTCGGCGTTCGCGCCTCCGGCCGGGCAGCTGCCGCCCACGGAACAGGTGTTCCGGGTCCCGGCACCGGCCGAGGTGCCCGCCGAGCAGGTGTTCCGCGTACCGCCGCAGGCCGAGGCGCCCTCCGGGGCCCAGGCCCCGGACGGGCCCGAGCCGGAGGAACTCCTCACCGACAAGGGGCTCCCCAAGCGGAGTCCCCGCGTGGTCGCCGCCGGACGCGGTGACGAGGTGCGCCCGGCGCCGGGCCGGGTGGACGCCGACGAGCTGCGCCGCCGTCTCGGCGGGTTCTACCGGGGTGCCCAGGACGGGCGCCGCGTCGTGGAGGCCGAGCTCGCGCACGCTCCCGGGCAGGACGCGCCGCAGGACCCACCGCGGGACGCGCCGCAGGACCAGGGGCAGACCGACCGGGGGGACACCGCACAGGAGGCACGCACATGAACGCGTCCAGTACGTACGGACTGAGTACCCAGGCACGCAACCTTCAGTGGCTGCTCACCGACCTCGTCGAGGAGGTCCCCGGGGTCAACTCGGTGGCCGTCGTGTCCTCGGACGGGCTCCTCCTGCTGTCCTCCGATCCGGTCGCACCCGATACGCCGGCCGCACCGGCCACGCCCTCCCGCCCCAGCGGCCCCCGCGGAGCGTCCGCCGATCTCGCGACCATCGTCTCCGGCCTCGGCTCGCTCACCACGGGCGCCGCCGCCCTGATGGACGGCGGCTCGGTCAAGCAGACGATGGTGGCCATGGAGCACGGTTCCGTGTTCGTCATGGCCATCAGCGACGGCTCGCTCCTCGGCGTACACGCCACGCCCGACTGCGACATGAGCGTCGTCGCCTACCACATGGCCTTGTTCGTGGGCCGCGCCGGCCACGTCCTGACCCCCGAAGTCCGCAGTGAGCTGCGCCAGTCGATGGAGAACACCCCGTGAGGAGTCCGGCCTCCGACCGGCTGCCGATACGCGGCGCCGACCGCCGTCCCGCCCGCGTACGCCCGTACTCCCTTACGGGCGGCCGCACCCGCTTCACGCAGATCCTGCACGTCGAGACCTTCGTCGCGGCCCTCGACACCAAGGTGTCCGAGCCGCGGAAGGCCGACCGGATGCCGGAGATGCCGGCGATCGTCGAGGTCTGCCGCCGCATGCGGACGATCGCCGAGATCGCCGCGCTGCTGAAGCTGCCGCTCGGCGTGGTCCGCGTCCTGGTCAGCGACCTCGCCGACCAGGGCAGGATCCGTGTCTACGGGACCGGGCACGGCAGCGGCCGTCCCGACCGCGCTCTGCTCGAAAGGGTGCTCAGTGGGCTCCGCCGTCTCTGAAACCGGTCTCTTCTCCCCGAACACGGACCCGGGCGCCCCGGCGGCGAACCCCGACCCGGACCCGGACGAGCCCGTACAGCCCTGGCAGTACGACCGCTCGCGCGCGCCCGTCGCCGTGAAGGTGCTGGTGGCGGGAGGCTTCGGGGTGGGCAAGACCACCTTCGTCGGTTCCGTCTCCGAGATCCGGCCGCTGCGCACCGAGGCGGTGATGACCGAGGCCGCCGCTCCGACCGACGACCTGTCCGGGACCCCGGACAAGCACACGACCACCGTCGCCATGGACTTCGGCCGCGTCACGCTCGACGACGACCTCGTCCTGTACGTGTACGGGACCCCGGGCCAGGAACGCTTCTGGTTCATGTGGGACGACCTGGTGCGCGGCGCCGTCGGCGGGATCGTCCTCGCGGACACGCGGCGGCTGCGGGACTGCTTCCCGGCGCTCGACTACTTCGAGAGCTGCGGGCTGCCGTACGCCGTGGCCGTCAACCACTTCGAGGGCACGCCTTCGTACGAACCGGAGGACGTGCGGGAGGCGCTGACCATACCGGCGCGCGTACCCGTCGTGATCATGGACGCGCGGCGCCGGGTCACGGTACTGGAATCCCTCATGACCCTCGTGGGCCACGCCCTCGACTCGACCCCCGAATAGAGAACGCCCACATGCGCAAGATACTCGTCGTCGGCGCCGGCCAGTCCGGTCTCCAGCTCGCCCTCGGACTCCAGGCGAAGGGGTACGAGGTCACCCTCATGTCCAACCGGACGGCGGACGAGATCCGCACCGGGCGGGTCATGTCCACCCAGTGCATGTTCGACACGGCGCTCCAGCACGAGCGCGACCTCGGGCTGAACTTCTGGGAGCAGCAGGCGCCGAAGATCGGGGGCCTGGGCGTCTCGGTCTCCGCCCCGGACGCCGGCCGCGCCATCGACTGGCTCGGCACGCTGAAGGGCTTCGCCCAGTCCGTCGACCAGCGCGTGAAGATGGCCGGCTGGCTCGACACCTTCGCGCAGCGCGGCGGCCAGTTGGTCATCCACGGGGCGTCCGTCTCCGACCTGGACTTCTTCTCCCGTACGTACGACCTGGTGCTCGTCGCGGCGGGCAAGGGCGAGCTGGTCTCGCTGTTCGGCCGGGACGCGGCCCGCTCCCCGTACGACGCCCCGCAGCGCGCGCTCGCCGTGTCGTACGTGCACGGGCTGGCTCCGCGCCCCGAGCACCCGGAGACGGACGCCGTGCGTTGCAACCTGGTCCCGGGCGTCGGCGAGCTGTTCGTGATCCCCACGCTGACCACCTCCGGGCGGGCCGACATCCTGTTCTGGGAGGGGATCCCGGGCGGACCGGTCGACGTCTTCGGCGGGGTGAAGGACCCGGCGGACCACCTCGCGCTGACGCTGGACCTGATGGAGAAGTTCACTCCCTGGGAGTACGCGCGGGCGACGAAGGTGGAGCTCACGGACGCGGGCGCCACGCTCGCCGGGAGGTACGCCCCCGTCGTCCGGGGCCCCATCGGCCGGCTGCCCGGCGGAGGTGTGGTGCTGGGCGTGGCGGACGTGGTCGTCGCCAACGACCCGATCACCGGGCAGGGTTCGAACTCGGCCGCCAAGTGCGCGGCCTCGTACCTCTCCTCGATCCTCATGCACGGGGACAAGCCGTTCGACGAGGCCTGGATGAAGGCGACCTTCGACAAGTACTGGTTCACCAGTGGCAAGCCCACCACCCAGTGGACGAACGCCATGCTCGGCGTCCCGCCGGAGCACGTGCTGAACCTGATCGGTGCGGCCGGGCAGCTCCAGCCGGTGGCGGACCGTTTCGCCAACGGCTTCGACAACCCGGCCGACTTCGACGCCTACTTCTACGACCCCGAGGACGCGGCGGACTACCTGGCGGAGGTCGCGGGCGCCCCGGAAGCCGCGGGCGCCCCGGCCTCCGCGTAACCCGTGTCGTCCCCCGCCGTCGCCCCCTCGGGCAGCGGCGGCGGGGTGAAGGCGGCCATCGGAGCCCCGTCGGGGTCCGGCCGTACCGCGCCGAGCAGCGGGTTCGCGGCGATCGGTGAGACCTTCACCTTCGCGCCCGGCCGGGGTGCCTGGATGACCTTGCCGTCGCCCACGTACAGGGCCACGTGGGTGGCCGTCGGGAAGTACACCACCAGGTCGCCC is a window from the Streptomyces sp. NBC_01244 genome containing:
- a CDS encoding sulfurtransferase, whose amino-acid sequence is MEAAHPHPHRHSLVPAGPLVDGDWLAERLGIPGLVVFDASVGAHRDADRRIPGARPFDLDGALSDHTAAAPHTMPGPVAFAEAMRALGVDDGSTVVAYDGAGIYSSARAWWMLRAMGFDRVAVLDGGLPAWLAAGRPVEGRRPGYEGPRGSFTARPRAGLLVDAATVSAALADPAAAVLDARTRERFAGTAPEPRPGLRGGHMPGSVSLPFGELRRPDGLMRPAAELRAAFGAAAGERERLYFSCGSGVTACVLALGADLAGYEELAVYDGSWSEWGMPSPDRPVVQGS
- a CDS encoding DUF4097 family beta strand repeat-containing protein, producing MTTKTRPRGTKATVTVTATALAAGLLLTGCSFGSLVSRGGPEKTANADATVAEAVTAVEVSDSGSGTIEVVAGSGPGVTVRRTVHYRGDTVPQPAQRLSGGVLTLTNGECSGRCSVDYRLEVPASATVRAKSSSGRVTVSGVAAANVVTSSGGVRVDRIAGALEVGTASGPVRADRIAGPLKVRTSTGSVTAGELSGTGADARSDSGDVRLAFTTAPASIAVRTSSGEAKVKVPAAPYALDISTDSGERDITLPATPSAAARLAVTTSSGDIHISAA
- the lon gene encoding endopeptidase La — translated: MASTSVTLTLPVLPLDDEVVLPGMVVPLDLSDAEVRGAVEAAQAAAAGGKPKVLLVPRIDGKYAGTGVLGTVEQVGRLSDGDPGALIRGRGRVRIGAGTTGPGAALWVEGETVDEAVPDPLPGAVAELVKEYKALATSWLKKRGAWQVVDRVQQIEGVGALADNSGYSPFLTVEQKVELLETADPVARLRLAVKALSDHLAEQDVAESIAKDVQDGVDKVQREFLLKRQLDAVRKELRELGGEKEGEESDDYRARVEAADLPEKVREAALKEVDKLERSSDQSPEGSWIRTWLDTVLELPWNERTEDEYDIRGARAVLDAEHAGLSDVKDRITEYLAVRKRRSERGMGVVGGRRGGAVLALVGPPGVGKTSLGESVAHAMGRKFVRVALGGVRDEAEIRGHRRTYVGALPGRIVRAIKEAGSMNPVVLLDEIDKVGSDFRGDPAAALLEVLDPAQNHTFRDHYLEVELDLSDVVFLATANVLEAIPEALADRMELVRLDGYTEDEKVVIARDHLLPRQLERAGLAAEEVVLEEDALRKLAGEYTREAGVRTLERSLARLLRKVASQHELGERELPLRIGAGDLRALIGRPHHVPESAQDPAERRTAVPGVATGLAVTGAGGDVLFVEASLSDPETGAAGLTLTGQLGDVMKESAQIALSFLRSHGAELELPVADLKDRGVHIHFPAGAVPKDGPSAGITMTTALASLLSGRLVRTDVAMTGEVSLTGRVLPIGGVKQKLLAAHRAGLTTVIIPKRNEADLDDVPAEVLAGLSVHPVTDVRQVLELALAADAVPVAAAA
- a CDS encoding MarR family winged helix-turn-helix transcriptional regulator encodes the protein MHGTEDQEFLALERELSVFLRRARASSGEMARELHPELEPAAYGLLVRLEAAGRQRATELAAYFGVGKATMSRQLRALEVLGLLAREPDPADGRAFLVGLTEEGRERFLRVRGARREQYMRKLADWDRGEVAELARLLNQLNSGGE
- a CDS encoding sensor histidine kinase, with the translated sequence MQKKRPRKNGTVANGTAPDGTAPVRRAPDGPVAATAPAGRRVRVRRRLVIGVAVAGLAVLAAGAPAVLSASADLKDSQELVTLADRSRQTLTLAHLLGDERDAVTAYVAKGRPGGVRGKQAAAVQERAAGTDRQLAEVQADADEELAQALGRVGAVRTESIEGKDSALTAHQAYSGVIAELLAPSGRLAELTPPRAADALVTTRPLGPLGQAAEQASATRGLLLAALSVPGGDRQPGAAYVDELAAAAQRARVREQGALDDFARAARPDVRQSLAATVTGPEVKTADDYLKRLTDRPSLSAADRKLDPGTVGPALTARVDRMRSVEATLAGQRATALAALRDDDVTALELKLAFLGVLFLLTLGISTAIARSLTRPLSVLRRGAARLATPEGSVEPVRFTGRNDEFAEVVRHLNAVRDQTVSLHTRIAGLDADRRRLIGRNEALSAGREALEAELAQLRAGLEEHRRIMSTTSVSLSLRTLGLVERQLAVIEELESEEPDPDRLSTLFKLDHLATVMRRHNENLLVLAGQEHGHAQGLPVPLVDVMRAAVSEIERYERVDLGVLPSYTQVAGHAADDISHVLAELLENATTFSPPDAKVKVSGWLLDSGDVVLSVVDEGIGITGDRLATLNERLATPDAYDEEPESEHGLGLGLYVAGRLAARHGVGAELRTQPRGGTEALVVVPAALLPATPPASPVHTLGAPGAPALHLPGVIAEANENTLPSRVRGPAAPTPGTPPAPALPEPAGEASPEPDPAPAPSAEQALDAEPSAAPAAPEAAAAEPAETPAPDPASEAFPDVFPDAFPEPEPAHGTARASAAEPSARVTPEPAPSAFAPPAGQLPPTEQVFRVPAPAEVPAEQVFRVPPQAEAPSGAQAPDGPEPEELLTDKGLPKRSPRVVAAGRGDEVRPAPGRVDADELRRRLGGFYRGAQDGRRVVEAELAHAPGQDAPQDPPRDAPQDQGQTDRGDTAQEART
- a CDS encoding roadblock/LC7 domain-containing protein; this encodes MNASSTYGLSTQARNLQWLLTDLVEEVPGVNSVAVVSSDGLLLLSSDPVAPDTPAAPATPSRPSGPRGASADLATIVSGLGSLTTGAAALMDGGSVKQTMVAMEHGSVFVMAISDGSLLGVHATPDCDMSVVAYHMALFVGRAGHVLTPEVRSELRQSMENTP
- a CDS encoding DUF742 domain-containing protein, with amino-acid sequence MRSPASDRLPIRGADRRPARVRPYSLTGGRTRFTQILHVETFVAALDTKVSEPRKADRMPEMPAIVEVCRRMRTIAEIAALLKLPLGVVRVLVSDLADQGRIRVYGTGHGSGRPDRALLERVLSGLRRL
- a CDS encoding GTP-binding protein produces the protein MGSAVSETGLFSPNTDPGAPAANPDPDPDEPVQPWQYDRSRAPVAVKVLVAGGFGVGKTTFVGSVSEIRPLRTEAVMTEAAAPTDDLSGTPDKHTTTVAMDFGRVTLDDDLVLYVYGTPGQERFWFMWDDLVRGAVGGIVLADTRRLRDCFPALDYFESCGLPYAVAVNHFEGTPSYEPEDVREALTIPARVPVVIMDARRRVTVLESLMTLVGHALDSTPE